The following proteins are encoded in a genomic region of Chloracidobacterium sp.:
- a CDS encoding nuclear transport factor 2 family protein encodes MYLWGSGPNGEGFSAVPHQVIDGGDSVVGLGTYSGKYLKTGKRYVQCRSPTCADAQGRQDR; translated from the coding sequence ATGTATTTATGGGGCTCGGGACCGAATGGGGAAGGTTTCAGTGCCGTCCCGCATCAGGTCATCGACGGCGGCGATTCGGTCGTTGGGCTAGGGACCTATTCCGGCAAGTATTTGAAGACCGGCAAGAGGTATGTCCAGTGCCGTTCGCCCACGTGTGCGGACGCTCAGGGACGGCAAGATCGTTAA